Genomic segment of Acidobacteriota bacterium:
AGTAGCGGAAGTGGTCGATGGCGAGGGGCAGGTCGGCGGCGGTGGACTCGCGGATCGGCTTGCCGTTGTCCCAGGTTTCGGCGGCGGCGAGGGCGGCGAGGTCATCCTCCATGCGCTGCGCGATCTTGAGCAGGATGTTGGAGCGTTCGGTGGTCGAGGTGGCACCCCAGGAATCGGCTGCGGCGTGGGCAGCGTCGAGGGCGGCTTCGACGTCCTCGGCGTTCGAGCGCGCGATCTCGCCGATCGGCTGGCCGTGGATTGGAGAGACGTTCTCGAAGTAGGCGCCGGACCTGGGGGCGACCCAGCGACCGCCGATGAAGTTGTCGTAACGATCTTTGAAGTCTGGGCGGGTGGTGAGGGTGGACGGTGCTTCTTGGATGGTCACTTCGCTCCTCCTATTCGACGGTGGGCGTCTACGGCAGTGACGAGTGCCACTATGCGCATCAAGGCAAGCTATTTTCAACGTAACACTCCGCGGCCCGCTGAGACAAGCAGCGCCGCCGACCGCCGACATCCTCCCTTCCGAAGTCTCAGGCCTCGGTGGCGCTCTGATTGATCCGTCGAGTGATCTCGGCGAGGCGCGACCAGGTCTGCAGGCTGACCGGCAGCATGGTGGCCGCCTCGACGTACTCCCACGAGTAGGTGACGATCGAGAAGATGCGCCCGGCGCTGATCTCCGGCAGGCTGGCGCTGATCCAGAGGTTGAAGACGATGAATCCGATCTGCAGCAGGAAGATCGAGCCGTAGACCAGCGCCTCCGTGTCCGACAGCTTGACCTCGAGATCGCGCAGCTTGCGCAGGTGGCCGAAGATGCGAGTCCGCCGGCCCTCTTCCAGCAGGGTCACCTGTCGCTCCATTTGACTGTTCAAGGAGGCGTTGAGGCGGAAGAACCGTCCGTGGGAGAAGGCGTAGACCACGATCATCGCCACCGTGACGACCATCGCCGAAACCGCCAGCCGAAGATCGAAGGTGGCGAGGACCGCCAGCGTCACCAGGATCTGGATCACCGAGGTCAGCAGGGTGGGCAGGTCCTGCTCGAGGAAATCGACCAGCTCCCGCGCCATGCCCAGGCGGGCGCTCTTGGCGGACACCGAGAGGTGCGGAAACCGGCGATCGAGGGCGGCGCCGAGGAGCACCCGGATCGAGCCGTAGGCGCGGGTGTCGAAGGCCCGCCGCGTCACCATCACCACGGTCAGCGCCACCAGCGCGCTGCCGAACCAGACCAGCTCCCGGGAGCGCCCGGCGAGCAGACCGTCGATCGCCAAGCCGATCAGCAGCGGCACGAAGGCCAGCAGCACGATCTCGATCATCACCAGCGTGCAGGTGACGCCGATGCGGCCGGGAAAAGTGCGAATGATCTGGGACAGGCTGAGTCGTTCTCGGTTCATGATGGGTCCTTCTCTCGAGCTTCGGAGCAGCGAAGAGTCCGCTGATGCTCTCTTCTCGGGACGGCTTCAGCAAGCTGCCGCGACGAGACGGACGGCCTTGGGGTCTGGCTAGCGGATGGTGGTGCCAGCCGCTCCCTATAGCCGCTCCCCGTACGTCGGGATCGACGGCGTTCTTTCGCTGGTCAGGAGTGATCCCTTCGGCTGCCGGCGGTTGCAATGGCTTCGCTGGTCTCGCCGCCGGGCCACGTCCCGCTCAGGGCAGCGCCAGAACGCGAAAATCGTCGAACTCCACCCAGTGCCACTCGTCGTGTTTGCCCTGTCCGGCGACCACGCCGAAGGTCGGCGTCGAGCCCGAGTGCTCGAGCTCGACCGTCCCAAGCCGCTGCCAGGCCTCGGCGCCGGGCGGTCGAAAGTAGCCGGTGAACTCGGCTCCGCGACGCTCGAGGCGGAGCTCGACCTTCTCGCCTTGGAACGGCACCGCCTTGGAAGCCCGGTCGCGGCCGCGGCCATCGCTTTCATGGACCAGCATTATCTTCTGGGTTTCGTGCTGCACGTGATTGAGCTGCGTCAGGGTGACCCAGTGGTCGTCGTCGAAGTACCAGATCAGCCCGCCGTGCTCGTAAGCGTGGGTCATCGCCAGGCCGGCATCGACCGTCAGCTCGGCGGCCACCGCGTTGGGTAGAGGGCTCGGGTTTGCGAGGAGCAGGACGTTCCGCTGTGAATTCTCTCGTCCCCACAGCTGGCCGCGGGTGCGGATGGCGAGCTTGCCGTCGGCAAGGCGCCACCCGGCCTCGTCTTGGCGCACCCAAGTCCAGTCGCTGGCGAGCTGGTCGGTCGAGAAGTCGTCCTCGGCGAGCACCGAGTCCTGCGCCGCGACGCACGGCAGCGCGAGGACGGCGACGGAGGCCGCGGACACTGCGATGGAGAGGAGGGTGGCTGGCTTCATCGGGACTCTCCTCGAGGGTTGATTTCGGGCGTCGGTCACGCCGCCACCTTCGGATGCGAGCGAGGGCCGCCCTAGACAGAGCTCGCCCTTCCAGGGGAAACCCACCGCGCGGTGGCCCACCCCAGGGCTCCGGTGGCGACCATCGTTGCGACCGCCCAAGTCAGATCTCGCGTTCGAGGATCGGAGAGCATCTCCGCCGTGATCAACGGTGTCTCGGCAGGGCTTCCGGGCATCAGGAAGACCCAAACCAGGCCTGCGAGAAGCATTCCGAGATTGAGGCAGAATCCGGGAAGGAAGCGCGCCCACGGGAAGGGAATGGGGGCCCGCTCCGCCGCCTCTTCTCGAACCGCTCGCATGACCAGGGTGGAGAACTCTGCCTTCGGATTCAGCTCCTCTTCCTCGCTGAGGATGCGATCGAGCTCCTTGATCTCGTTCTCGTTCATGCTTCGGCCTCGCGGTTCGCCAGGGCGAGTGGGTGCCCCAACGCCTTCAGCTTGGTCTTCAGTAGTTTACGGGCCCGATGCAGGCGGGCCTTGACCGTGCCCGGCTTGGTGCCCAACGTCGCGGCCGTCTCGACCACGTCTTGCTGTTGAAAATAGTAGACCACGATGGTGTCGCGGTACTTCGGTGGCAGAAGGGCCACGGCCCGCCGAACGATGCTGTCGCGGCTGGCTGCGGCCATCTCGCTGGCGAGGTCCCCCGCCGCCGCGACCGCCTCGGCGTCGGCGAGCTCGACGGCGGGCGGAATGTGACGACGCAGTCTGGTGCGGTAGTGGTTGAGGGCCACCGAGAACATCCAGGTGGAGAACTTCGCCTCGCCGCGCCACCGCTTCAGATTGCGGAAGACCTTGAGCAGGGCCTCCTGGGCCATCTCCTCTGCCAGGCTGTGATCGCGGCTGAGGCGGTAGGCGAGGCTGAGGAGCGGCCCCTGCCAGCGAGAGACGATGCCCTCGAAGGCATTGGTGTCTCCGGCCAGGACGCGGGCGACGATGCCCGCGTCGTCATCGCGGCTCGAGGATTCCGAAGACAAGATCGAGCTCCGCTTCAGTCCTGCTCCAGGGTGTCGGACGACCAGCCGGGCGGCGGCGGTCCGGGATCCACTTTGGAGGCGAAAACAGCTCCGTAGAGCAACATGCAGGCGCCGATGCTGCCCGGAATCAAGCCGAGCCTCCAAGCCCCGCCGCTGACGAACTGCAGGCCGAGGCAAATGCCGATGCCCACCCCGATGAGGACGAAGGCCGCCACCAGCAGCTTCTCGCGGGCCTGCTGAAGCTTGAGCTTGTGCTCGTACTGCATCAACGAGGTGACGCCCGCCGCGTCCATCTTGCCGCTCTCGACCAAGCGCTTGCGAAACTCGAAGCGGTAGTACTCCTGACGCTCCTTGCGCCGGTTCTCAGCCCAGGAGACGATCGTGATGAAGGTGAAAGTGGCTACCGCCCCGGTAGCCAGGAACAGCCAGAGTGCCACGTTGGTAGATCCCATCGCCGGTCCTCCTTTCTAGGAATTGGTCGCGATTGCAGCGCCTCGGGCCCGGTGATTTTGCCCTTTGCGCCTGGGTTTCGCTCAGTAGGACTCAGGGGGGCCGTCCGAGGTTGCATTTTCTGCTCTGCGGAGGCAGAAGGTGTCACCCGCTCCGGCGCAGGGGGCTCGAGCTCTGGGTCGCCGGGTGCGAGGGCCTGGCAGCCCCGAGTCGAGGCTGCCGAGGTCGAGTCGGGGCGCGCCCGCCCCGGATGGCGCGGATTGGCCTTCAGGCGGCGGGTTGCTTGAGAGCCGCGTCGACCAAGCGATCACCGGCGCGCCGGGCACCGGCGATGTTGCGCGCGACAGGACCGATCTCGAGCTCGGCCAGCGGGCCGGTGACGTGGATCCGCGGGTGCCAGCGGAGCCAGGAGTCGACGATCGGATAGCCGCAGGCGGCGCAGCGCAGGTCGTGCTCGTCGACCAGGCGATCGAGCATGGCGCCGCCCGGGCGCCGGCTGGCGAAACCCGTCGCCAGGTAGAGATGGTCGCCGTCGATCCGCTCGCCGGAGGTCAGCTCGAGCTGCAGGCCGGCGCCATCGACCTCGAGACCCGAGACCTCACTGTGGTGGAGCGTGAGACGCCCACTGGCGAGGGCGACGCGCAGGGCGTGACGGACTTCCGGCGTCACGGAGCCTCGGTGGCGGGCCTGCTGGATGATGCGGCGGCGCCCGTCCGGGTCTCTTTCGCGTTCGAAGGTAGGCATGAGCTTCGGCCCCAGCCAGCCCGGGTCGCTGTCGAAACGATGGACCCGCGGCGGGTGGCGGGTCACCAGGTCGACGGTTCGCTGATCGGCGACGAGACGGATCGCGGCCTGGACCGCCGAGATGCCGCCACCGACGACGAGGGCGCGCTCGCCCGGGTCCGACCGATGGGGCGATGGCTGCCCGGGCGGATCGAAGAGGTGTCGAATGCGCGAACCATGGCCCACGGCCCATTCCGGCCACTCCGGCTGGTCGCCGGCGCCGAGGGCCAGAACCACTCGCGCGGCGGCGATGGTCGTGCCGTCACAGGTGGTCACCTGAACGCCGTCCGTTTCTGGCTGCAGCCGTTCGGCTTTGCCGCGCAGGTGAAGGCCGGTGAGACCGAAGCGCGTGATGACGTGATCGCAGTGCGCGTTGAAGAGGTCGAGGGACGGGCAGTTGTAGCGGCTGCGCAGGAGTCCCGGCGGTCGTTTGCGCCGGTCGCCGGCGAAGCGCATCAGCGAGGACGGCTCGAGATCGAGGTGGTGCACGCCGGGAGAGCGGAGATGGGACATGCCGGTCGCCGAGGTGAACGATCGCCAGCGTTGGAGTAGTTGCGCCGCCGGATCGAGAATCGCGAGGCGAGCGCTGTCGATTCCGCCCTCGCCCACCAGTCGGGCGGCGAGATGGACGCCGTGGGGGCCGCCGCCGACGATCAGCCAGTCGAGGACGTTCATTCGACTAGGCCGACTCGCCGCGGATCGCGATCAGCGGACTCAGCCTGGCGGCTCGCAGGGCGGGGAGCAGGCAGGCCACCAGGACCGCCAGGGCGAGGGTGAAACAGGCGGTGAAGAGGCTCAGCGGGTCGGTCGCCGCAACGCCGAACAGCAGACTCTCGATCAGGCGGCCGAGAAGGAGGCCCGCGGGCACGCCGATCAAGGTGCCACGCAACAGGATGCGAAGGCCCTGGGCCATGATCAGGGACAGGAGGTCTCGGGGTTGGGCGCCGAGGGCCTGGCGGATCCCCATCTCCTGTCGGCGCAGGGTGACGTGGTAGGACATCACGCCGTAGGTGCCGCCGGCGGCGAGGGCGAGGGCGAGCAAGGCGAAGATCGAGAACAGGCGACTCGTCACCAGGCGCTGCCATTCCACCCGGGCCAGCCGCTCCTGCATCGGCGCCACGTCGAAGAGCGGCAGGTCGGGGTCGACGCTCTGAATCGCGGCTTCGACCTGGCGCGTCAGCTGGGTGGCCTCGAGAGAACTGCGCAGCGCAAAGTAAGTGTCGCCGGTGAAGTGCTGCCGATGGGAGACGTAAAGGTCGAGGCTGAAGTCACCGGCACGCCGTTCACTGCGCACGTCGCCGGCGATGCCCACCACCGTCATCCAGGGCTCCGGCGACTCTGGAGGACCGAGCTTGAGGCGCTTGCCGAGGGCGCCATCGGGCCACAGCCGTTGGGCCAGGCCGCGGCTCAGGACGACCACCGGTTGGGTGCTTTGCCGATCGCCGGAGTCGAAGGACCGACCTTGGCGCATGGGGATCTTCATGACCTCGAAGTAGCCGGCGCCGACGGACTGGAGGTGGATGAAGGGATTGGCCTCTTGCTCCTCCGCCGATTGCCCTTCGAGGGTGAGCACTCGTTTGCTGTTCGAGTCGAGCCGGGCCAGGGGCAGATTCTGGTTCGCCGCCACGCCCTCGACTCCCGGGATCTGTCGCAGATTCTCGAGGGCTTGCTCGAAGAATGGGGTGACCTGCTCGATCTTGTTGTAGGTCCAGTAGGGGGGATCGACCCGCACGGTGAACAGGTTCTCGCTGGCGAATCCGAGATCCTGGCGATCGAGGGCGAAGGCGCTCCGAATCATCAAGCCGGCGCCCGCCAGCAGGATCAAGGCGAGGGCGATCTCGCCGGTCACCAGGGCGCCTCGCAAACCGGCCGACGGTCCACCGGTGGCGCCTCGCGTTCGCACCATGGAGTGGCCGGAGGCGGAGCGAGAGGCGAGCAGCGCCGGGGCCAGGCCCGCGAGCATGCCGCTCATCAGCACCAAGGCCGCGGCGACTGCAAAGGCGATGGGATCGAGCCGGATCTCCATCCAGCTCGGCAGGTCGGCTTGCACCAGGCCGCTGAAGAAGCGCAGGCCGAAGCTGGCGATCATCAGCCCGAGGCCCCCGCCGAAGGTCGCCAGCACGATGCTCTCGACGAGCACCTGACGCAGCAGGTGAATGCGGCTTGCTCCGAGGGAGATCCGGACTGCCAGCTCTTCGCGCCGCTCGCTGGCGCGGGCGAGCAGGAGATTGGCGGTGTTGACGATCGCGATCAGCAGCACCAGGGCCACCGCGACCGCCAGCATCAGCAGGTAGGGGCGCGCCGCGCCGACCCACGAGTCACGCAGCGGCACGACGCCGAACTGGACTCCACCATTGAGCTCCGGAAAGCGCTCCTGCCAGAGGCGACCGAATCGCGTCATCTCCTGCTGGGCTTGCTCCAGGGAAGCGCCCGGTCGCAGGCGGGCGAGCACCGAATGGCGCCGACCATCGAGACCGTAGTAGTCGGTCACCTGGCGGTAGAGATCGACTCCCGGTGGAAAGCTGCTGGCGGGCGCGAGAACACCGTCGACGACGTAGGAGCCGCTGTCGAGGAGGATGGTGCCGCCGACGATTCCGGGGTCGCTACCGAAGCGGCGCTGCCAGAAACGATGACTCAGCACGACGCGGTTCTGAAAGCGAAAGTCCTGTTCGGCCGAGAAGGCGCCGCCGTGAGCGAATCGACTGCCCAGCACCTCGAACAGGGGATAGGCGCTGATCGCGGTGGGGGCAACTTCCGGAGGACCATCGCCGGTGACGTTGTACTGGCTGAGGTAATAGGCCCCGACGGTTTCGAAGATGCGACTGTCGCGCTGCAGCTCCTCGATCTCCCGCTGCGTGAGGTGCCCCGGCTCGGCGCCCATGTAGGCCATCACTCGCACCAGCCGGTCGGCTTCGGGAAAGGGCAGTGGCCTCAGCAACAGCGCTTGAATCAAGCTCGCCACGGTGACGGTGGCGCCGAGGCCGAGCCCGAGGGTCAGGACGGTGATCGCGGCAAAGGTCGGCCGGCGGCGGAATCCGCGCAGAGCAAAGGCGAGGTCTTGGACGAGGTGGCTCATTCGAATCCCGCGTTTCGAAGGGCGGATAAGCAGCTCTGGGGCCGCCTTGCGATAATGATAATGCAAAATCGATATCAAATTTCAGGGGATCAGGTCGCGCTGCCGCGACCTCGCCTTCGGAGGCCGGTCCCCGGTGTCTTGGAACCGAATCGGCTCCGCTCCGTACAAGAGGTCTGAAAGGCCCGTTCGATCTCGTCGTATGCTCCGTAGAACCACTCGAGGAGTGACCGGGCCGTCCTCGTCAAAGCGCGCCGCCGATTCTGGGTCGGGCGCGCGCCGAGGACTTCCGAAGCCAAGTAATCGAGACAGGAGCTGGTGATGACCAAACGTTGGATTCTTGCCGTGGCCTTGCTATTCGTTTTTCCCGGGTGGCTCGCCGCCGCCGAAGTCGAGCGCGTCGAGCGTGGAAATCTCGTCATCGAGGGTGTTCCGGAGATTCCTCCCGAGCTGACGGAGCGTCTGCGGCGTTACCAGAACACGCGTTCGGCAGGACTCCAAGGCTGGCATCCGGGCGGCGAGGGAATCGTCATTTCGACTCGCTTCGGTGAGACCAGCCAGCTCCACTGGGTCAAGCGACCGGGGGGCTCCCGGCAGCAGCTCACTTTCTTCGATGAGCCGGTCAGCGGCACCTCGATCAACCCCAACCCGGCGGCCGGTGCGCTGCTCTTCCAGAAAGACGTGGGAGGCTCCGAGTTTTTTCAGCTCTTCGCCTTCGATCTCGCCACCGGTTCCCACCGCATGGTTTCCGACGGCAAGTCGCGCAACGGCGGGGCGGTGTGGTCCGAGGACGGTAGCCAGTTCGCCTACTTCACGACGCGCCGCAATGGCCGCGACTGGGATATCCACGTCGGTCGCCTCGACGGCCAGCCGAGCCGCTCGGTGCTCGAGGCGGGGGGAGCCTGGGCACCGGCCGAGTTCTCGCCCGATGGCAAGAAGCTGCTGGTGGCCAAGCTGATCTCCGCCAACGAGACCCGGCCGCACCTTCTCGACCTCGCGAGCGGTGAGCTCACCGAGCTCAACCCGACGGAGGACAAGGTCTCCTACGGCACCGCCGCCTTCGCGCCGGACGGCAAGGGCATCTACTTCGCTTCCGACCAGGGGAGCGAGTTTCAGCATCTGCGCTATTACGATCTGGCGACCGGCGAGAGCCGCATTCTGACCGGCGACATTCCGTGGAATGTCGGTGGCGCGACCATCTCTCCCAACGGCCGCTACATCGCTTTCACGGTGAATGAGGGGGGCATCAGCAAGCTCCACGTGCGGGACGTCGCCAATTTTCAGCCGGTGAAGACGCCGGAGCTGCCCCCGGGGCAGGTCTTCGGTCTCGAGTTCAGTCCCGACAGCCGGCAGCTCGGCCTTGGCATCAGCTCGTCGCAGACGCCGGGCGACGTCTATGCCATCGACTTCGCGAGCCAGCGGCTGGAGCGCTGGACTCACTCCGAAGTCGGCGGGCTCGACACCTCCGAGTTCGCCAGTCCGGAGCTGATCCACTACCCGACCTTCGATCAGGCCGATGGCGAGGCGCGGCAGATTCCGGCCTTTTACTACAAGCCTGCCGGCAAGGGGCCGTTTCCGGTGCTGATCAACATTCACGGTGGTCCCGAAGGCCAGGCGCGGCCCTTCTTCAGCTCGACCTCGCCTTTCTTCATGGACGAGCTCGGAATCGCCCTTTTGGTGCCCAACGTGCGCGGCTCCTCGGGCTACGGCAAGTCCTACTTGAAGCTCGACAACGGTTTCAAACGCGAGGACTCGGTGAAGGACATCGGTGCCCTCCTCGACTGGATCGAGCAGCAGCCCGAGCTCGACGCCTCGCGGGTGGCGGTGATCGGCGGTAGCTACGGCGG
This window contains:
- a CDS encoding FAD/NAD(P)-binding protein: MNVLDWLIVGGGPHGVHLAARLVGEGGIDSARLAILDPAAQLLQRWRSFTSATGMSHLRSPGVHHLDLEPSSLMRFAGDRRKRPPGLLRSRYNCPSLDLFNAHCDHVITRFGLTGLHLRGKAERLQPETDGVQVTTCDGTTIAAARVVLALGAGDQPEWPEWAVGHGSRIRHLFDPPGQPSPHRSDPGERALVVGGGISAVQAAIRLVADQRTVDLVTRHPPRVHRFDSDPGWLGPKLMPTFERERDPDGRRRIIQQARHRGSVTPEVRHALRVALASGRLTLHHSEVSGLEVDGAGLQLELTSGERIDGDHLYLATGFASRRPGGAMLDRLVDEHDLRCAACGYPIVDSWLRWHPRIHVTGPLAELEIGPVARNIAGARRAGDRLVDAALKQPAA
- a CDS encoding sigma-70 family RNA polymerase sigma factor, giving the protein MSSESSSRDDDAGIVARVLAGDTNAFEGIVSRWQGPLLSLAYRLSRDHSLAEEMAQEALLKVFRNLKRWRGEAKFSTWMFSVALNHYRTRLRRHIPPAVELADAEAVAAAGDLASEMAAASRDSIVRRAVALLPPKYRDTIVVYYFQQQDVVETAATLGTKPGTVKARLHRARKLLKTKLKALGHPLALANREAEA
- a CDS encoding ADOP family duplicated permease, encoding MSHLVQDLAFALRGFRRRPTFAAITVLTLGLGLGATVTVASLIQALLLRPLPFPEADRLVRVMAYMGAEPGHLTQREIEELQRDSRIFETVGAYYLSQYNVTGDGPPEVAPTAISAYPLFEVLGSRFAHGGAFSAEQDFRFQNRVVLSHRFWQRRFGSDPGIVGGTILLDSGSYVVDGVLAPASSFPPGVDLYRQVTDYYGLDGRRHSVLARLRPGASLEQAQQEMTRFGRLWQERFPELNGGVQFGVVPLRDSWVGAARPYLLMLAVAVALVLLIAIVNTANLLLARASERREELAVRISLGASRIHLLRQVLVESIVLATFGGGLGLMIASFGLRFFSGLVQADLPSWMEIRLDPIAFAVAAALVLMSGMLAGLAPALLASRSASGHSMVRTRGATGGPSAGLRGALVTGEIALALILLAGAGLMIRSAFALDRQDLGFASENLFTVRVDPPYWTYNKIEQVTPFFEQALENLRQIPGVEGVAANQNLPLARLDSNSKRVLTLEGQSAEEQEANPFIHLQSVGAGYFEVMKIPMRQGRSFDSGDRQSTQPVVVLSRGLAQRLWPDGALGKRLKLGPPESPEPWMTVVGIAGDVRSERRAGDFSLDLYVSHRQHFTGDTYFALRSSLEATQLTRQVEAAIQSVDPDLPLFDVAPMQERLARVEWQRLVTSRLFSIFALLALALAAGGTYGVMSYHVTLRRQEMGIRQALGAQPRDLLSLIMAQGLRILLRGTLIGVPAGLLLGRLIESLLFGVAATDPLSLFTACFTLALAVLVACLLPALRAARLSPLIAIRGESA
- a CDS encoding prolyl oligopeptidase family serine peptidase translates to MTKRWILAVALLFVFPGWLAAAEVERVERGNLVIEGVPEIPPELTERLRRYQNTRSAGLQGWHPGGEGIVISTRFGETSQLHWVKRPGGSRQQLTFFDEPVSGTSINPNPAAGALLFQKDVGGSEFFQLFAFDLATGSHRMVSDGKSRNGGAVWSEDGSQFAYFTTRRNGRDWDIHVGRLDGQPSRSVLEAGGAWAPAEFSPDGKKLLVAKLISANETRPHLLDLASGELTELNPTEDKVSYGTAAFAPDGKGIYFASDQGSEFQHLRYYDLATGESRILTGDIPWNVGGATISPNGRYIAFTVNEGGISKLHVRDVANFQPVKTPELPPGQVFGLEFSPDSRQLGLGISSSQTPGDVYAIDFASQRLERWTHSEVGGLDTSEFASPELIHYPTFDQADGEARQIPAFYYKPAGKGPFPVLINIHGGPEGQARPFFSSTSPFFMDELGIALLVPNVRGSSGYGKSYLKLDNGFKREDSVKDIGALLDWIEQQPELDASRVAVIGGSYGGYMVLASMIHYDDRLKAGIDIVGISNFVTFLKNTQDYRRDLRRVEYGDERDPEMLAFLEKIAPTRRAAEISNPLFIVQGLNDPRVPASESEQMVEEIRAAGGNVWYLLAKDEGHGFRKKGNRDYYNSAVVLFLQKHLLGE
- a CDS encoding ABC transporter six-transmembrane domain-containing protein, giving the protein MNRERLSLSQIIRTFPGRIGVTCTLVMIEIVLLAFVPLLIGLAIDGLLAGRSRELVWFGSALVALTVVMVTRRAFDTRAYGSIRVLLGAALDRRFPHLSVSAKSARLGMARELVDFLEQDLPTLLTSVIQILVTLAVLATFDLRLAVSAMVVTVAMIVVYAFSHGRFFRLNASLNSQMERQVTLLEEGRRTRIFGHLRKLRDLEVKLSDTEALVYGSIFLLQIGFIVFNLWISASLPEISAGRIFSIVTYSWEYVEAATMLPVSLQTWSRLAEITRRINQSATEA